The proteins below come from a single Roseiflexus sp. RS-1 genomic window:
- a CDS encoding FmdB family zinc ribbon protein encodes MPTYVYACDACGAQFEQFQSFKDEPLRVCRCGKEGSVRRVFQPVGIVFKGSGWYITDSRKSDSASIGSDGSSKSEKSETSGSES; translated from the coding sequence TGTGACGCTTGCGGTGCACAATTCGAACAGTTCCAGTCGTTCAAGGACGAGCCGTTGCGGGTTTGTCGCTGTGGCAAAGAAGGCTCGGTGCGCCGGGTCTTCCAGCCGGTGGGCATTGTCTTCAAAGGTTCAGGCTGGTACATTACCGATAGCCGCAAGAGTGACAGCGCGAGCATCGGCAGCGATGGCTCGTCGAAGAGTGAGAAGAGTGAGACGAGCGGCAGTGAATCGTGA
- the epsC gene encoding serine O-acetyltransferase EpsC: MLCVIRDDIRAIFRNDPAARSLAEVLLYPGLHAILLHRLAHALWRRQIPFIPRLISQISRFLTGIEIHPGAVIGRGFFIDHGMGVVIGETTEIGDWVTLYQGVTLGGTGKQRGKRHPTVRDNVVIGVGAIVLGAITIGEGARIGGGAVVVKDVPPHTTAVGVPARIVAQRDPHTGETRRVEHLPDPEGEMLRSLRAKVLELEERLTELEIATNHHLTHHVEDDALLEQCWSALGDDTHGNGIMSEHGYVAGDGI, encoded by the coding sequence CTGCTCTGCGTTATACGCGACGATATTCGCGCGATCTTTCGCAATGATCCGGCAGCGCGCAGCCTGGCGGAAGTACTGCTCTACCCTGGATTGCACGCGATTCTGCTGCATCGCCTGGCGCATGCGCTCTGGCGTCGCCAGATTCCGTTTATTCCGCGCCTGATCTCGCAGATCAGTCGCTTCCTCACCGGCATCGAAATCCATCCCGGCGCGGTCATCGGTCGTGGCTTCTTCATCGACCATGGCATGGGTGTGGTGATTGGCGAAACGACGGAGATCGGCGATTGGGTGACTCTCTATCAGGGCGTGACGCTTGGCGGCACCGGTAAACAGCGTGGCAAACGCCATCCGACGGTGCGCGACAACGTCGTGATCGGCGTCGGGGCAATCGTGCTTGGCGCTATCACCATTGGTGAGGGGGCGCGCATCGGCGGCGGCGCCGTGGTGGTGAAAGATGTGCCGCCACATACGACCGCCGTTGGCGTTCCGGCGCGCATCGTCGCGCAACGCGACCCGCATACCGGCGAAACACGCCGCGTCGAGCATCTCCCCGACCCCGAAGGCGAAATGCTGCGCAGCCTGCGCGCGAAGGTGCTGGAACTCGAAGAGCGCCTGACTGAACTCGAGATCGCCACCAACCATCATCTCACCCACCATGTCGAAGATGATGCACTGCTGGAACAGTGCTGGTCCGCTCTTGGCGATGATACACATGGCAATGGCATCATGAGTGAGCACGGCTATGTAGCCGGTGATGGGATATAG
- the cysS gene encoding cysteine--tRNA ligase — translation MSIRIYNTLTRTLEPFETLEPGVVKMYVCGVTVYDRAHIGHAMSAIVFDVVRRYLEYRGYAVQHVVNFTDVDDKIINRAREIGRDPKELAESYIAEFLEDLEALNVKRAHIYPRATETMPEIQQFITRLIETGHAYVVDGDVYFRIATVPDYGKLSRRSLDDMIAGNRISVDERKENPADFALWKAAKPGEPFWDSPWGPGRPGWHIECSAMNLAHLGEQIDIHGGGADLIFPHHENEIAQTESLTGKPFARYWMHNGMLQIQTRLADGTYKLEKMSKSLGNVVTIREFLAQYHPDVLRLTVLSSSYRSPLAFGEEIAADQERKLVRLRSALEPPIGTIEAGLAVDVLLAAARTTRERFIAAMDDDFNTAGALAALFDLVRAINTARDAGVGGAPFAEAQATFRELTDVLGLTLTPQQPIIQQAAPFIDLLIEVRSELRKAKQFALADMVRNRLADLGITLEDTPQGTRWKAADKRHV, via the coding sequence ATGAGCATTCGTATCTATAACACGCTCACCCGCACTCTGGAACCGTTCGAAACGCTCGAACCCGGTGTGGTCAAAATGTACGTCTGCGGGGTGACAGTCTATGATCGGGCGCATATCGGGCACGCGATGTCGGCGATTGTCTTCGATGTGGTGCGGCGCTACCTGGAGTACCGCGGCTACGCGGTTCAGCACGTGGTCAACTTTACCGACGTGGACGATAAAATCATCAATCGCGCCAGAGAAATCGGACGTGATCCGAAGGAACTCGCCGAGTCGTACATTGCCGAGTTTCTCGAAGACCTCGAAGCGCTGAATGTCAAACGCGCCCATATCTACCCGCGCGCGACGGAAACGATGCCGGAGATTCAGCAGTTCATCACCCGCCTGATCGAAACCGGGCATGCATACGTGGTCGATGGTGATGTCTATTTCCGCATTGCGACCGTCCCCGATTACGGCAAACTTTCGCGGCGCAGTCTCGACGATATGATTGCCGGGAATCGTATCAGCGTCGATGAGCGCAAAGAAAATCCGGCGGACTTTGCGCTGTGGAAAGCAGCGAAACCGGGGGAGCCGTTCTGGGACAGCCCGTGGGGACCGGGGCGTCCCGGATGGCATATCGAGTGCTCGGCGATGAACCTGGCGCATCTCGGCGAACAGATCGATATCCACGGCGGCGGCGCCGACCTGATCTTTCCACACCACGAGAACGAAATTGCCCAAACCGAAAGCCTGACCGGCAAGCCATTCGCGCGCTACTGGATGCACAACGGCATGCTCCAGATTCAGACCCGTCTGGCGGACGGCACGTATAAACTGGAGAAGATGTCGAAATCGCTCGGCAATGTGGTGACGATCCGCGAGTTTCTGGCGCAGTACCACCCCGATGTGCTTCGTTTGACGGTGCTCTCAAGTTCGTACCGCAGTCCGCTGGCGTTTGGCGAGGAGATTGCCGCCGATCAGGAGCGCAAACTGGTGCGATTGCGTTCCGCGCTCGAACCGCCGATCGGGACGATTGAAGCGGGATTGGCGGTCGATGTGCTGCTGGCAGCTGCACGAACCACCCGCGAACGGTTCATCGCCGCGATGGATGACGATTTCAACACGGCTGGCGCACTGGCGGCGCTCTTCGATCTGGTGCGCGCGATCAATACTGCGCGCGATGCAGGCGTCGGCGGGGCGCCGTTCGCCGAAGCGCAGGCGACGTTCCGCGAGTTGACCGATGTGCTGGGGTTGACCCTGACACCGCAGCAACCGATCATCCAGCAGGCGGCGCCGTTTATCGACCTGCTGATTGAGGTGCGCAGCGAACTGCGCAAGGCGAAGCAGTTCGCTCTTGCCGATATGGTGCGTAACCGCCTGGCGGATCTGGGAATCACGCTCGAGGATACGCCGCAGGGTACCCGTTGGAAAGCGGCAGATAAGCGACACGTATGA
- a CDS encoding 50S ribosomal protein L11 methyltransferase, which translates to MNWLELSVTCDAEAVESVSELLAHYGYNGGVVVEPPIIPGDDGPEYRYDPVRPVTVRTYLALDESAEEARARIEQGLWLLGMIRPVGQLQVRQIEEEDWANAWKQYYTIQRIGERMMIVPSWLDYEPQHDDLVVRIDPGMAFGTGLHPTTQLCLRALEQYVTPGITALDLGCGSGILAIAAARLGAARVLALDTDPIAVEATRANAALNTVADVVIAAQGSLGRGAAFGHWLQPTTVRSDQETSTAESSALLPDSLPPDVALPFDLIVANIIARVLVAVAPDCVAALRPGGILISSGIIAERESDVVAAYAAAGLEPVTRHQEGDWVALVHRKPSYAPPSA; encoded by the coding sequence ATGAACTGGCTGGAACTTTCAGTCACGTGTGATGCTGAAGCGGTCGAGTCGGTCAGTGAGTTGCTGGCGCACTATGGCTACAACGGCGGCGTTGTCGTCGAGCCGCCGATCATTCCCGGCGATGACGGTCCGGAGTACCGGTACGATCCAGTGCGCCCGGTGACGGTGCGCACCTACCTGGCGCTCGACGAGTCCGCCGAAGAGGCGCGTGCGCGCATCGAGCAGGGGTTGTGGCTGCTTGGAATGATCCGTCCTGTCGGTCAGTTGCAGGTCCGGCAGATCGAGGAGGAGGATTGGGCAAACGCCTGGAAGCAGTACTACACCATCCAGCGGATCGGTGAGCGCATGATGATCGTGCCGTCGTGGCTGGACTACGAGCCGCAGCACGACGATCTGGTTGTGCGTATCGATCCCGGCATGGCGTTTGGAACCGGACTCCATCCGACGACGCAGTTGTGCCTGCGCGCCCTGGAGCAGTATGTTACGCCGGGCATCACTGCACTCGATCTGGGGTGCGGCTCCGGTATTCTTGCCATTGCGGCGGCGCGCCTGGGCGCTGCCAGAGTGCTGGCGCTCGACACTGACCCGATTGCGGTTGAGGCAACGCGGGCAAATGCGGCGCTGAACACCGTGGCGGATGTCGTCATTGCCGCACAGGGAAGCCTGGGACGCGGCGCAGCCTTCGGGCACTGGTTGCAACCGACAACCGTCAGGAGTGATCAGGAGACGTCAACCGCCGAATCGTCGGCGCTGCTTCCCGACTCGCTCCCTCCCGATGTGGCATTGCCGTTCGACCTGATTGTCGCCAACATCATCGCCAGGGTGCTTGTCGCAGTCGCTCCCGATTGCGTCGCCGCGCTGCGTCCAGGCGGCATCCTGATCAGTTCCGGCATTATCGCCGAACGCGAATCCGATGTTGTCGCCGCGTATGCCGCCGCCGGTCTCGAACCGGTCACACGCCATCAGGAAGGCGACTGGGTGGCGCTGGTTCATCGCAAGCCGTCATATGCCCCGCCGTCAGCGTGA
- a CDS encoding 16S rRNA (uracil(1498)-N(3))-methyltransferase has product MPRRQRDTIRSNTYRFFVDPSALDGGKARLFDPELGHQLADVLRLGRGDRIILLDGEGWQYTVSLEAVDRRGTVNGAIEAREAAGGEPRINLTIYLPLIRTERFEWALQKGVELGAATFVPTTCARSIDIAPDERKLTRWRRIIREAAEQSRRGRLPRLTPAIPFAEACAQWDSSDPALLLWEGTDATPLAHALRILQQHTSPTSLALFSGPEGGLTDDERQCAGRHGIMSVSLGPRTLRAETAPIAATAIIVYEFDTHG; this is encoded by the coding sequence ATGCCCCGCCGTCAGCGTGATACGATTCGCAGCAACACCTACCGTTTTTTCGTCGATCCGTCCGCGCTCGACGGCGGGAAGGCGCGCCTGTTCGATCCCGAACTGGGGCATCAACTGGCGGATGTGTTGCGGCTCGGTCGCGGCGATCGGATTATCCTGCTCGATGGCGAGGGGTGGCAGTATACGGTATCGCTGGAAGCCGTTGATCGGCGCGGCACGGTGAACGGTGCAATCGAGGCGCGTGAAGCAGCTGGCGGCGAACCGCGCATCAATCTGACGATCTACCTGCCGCTCATCCGAACCGAACGTTTCGAGTGGGCGCTGCAAAAAGGGGTCGAACTCGGAGCGGCGACATTCGTTCCGACGACCTGCGCTCGCAGTATCGACATCGCTCCCGACGAACGCAAACTGACCCGCTGGCGCCGGATCATTCGCGAGGCTGCCGAGCAGTCGCGCCGCGGCAGACTGCCACGCCTTACACCGGCGATCCCGTTCGCCGAAGCCTGCGCCCAATGGGATTCGTCCGATCCGGCGCTGCTTCTGTGGGAAGGAACAGATGCGACGCCCCTCGCGCACGCCCTGCGCATCCTGCAACAGCACACGTCGCCGACGTCGCTCGCGCTCTTCAGCGGACCGGAGGGCGGATTGACCGACGATGAACGCCAATGCGCCGGGCGCCATGGTATCATGAGCGTATCGCTCGGTCCGCGCACACTCCGCGCCGAAACTGCGCCAATTGCTGCGACCGCGATCATCGTGTACGAGTTCGACACGCACGGGTGA